AACGGCTGCTAAATGCTTGTCGAATATTCCCGGCTCGTTCTATCCAAAGGCCGCTCACCAAAACGCGCTGGTCACCCCCGGCCTGGCGAGCTTCCAAGCAACGCCGGTTCGCTCGACTTTTCCTCGCTCGCCGCTTGTGTTTCGGAAATTGCCAACGCGTCTCCCGGAAGTGACGTAGCCCGGACGTGGGCGCGCGTGCTGTGACGTTCGATACCTACGTCACCATCACGTCAGCGTCGCGATGACAATCCGGAGCCGCGCCCTAACACCGCATAACACCGCCAGACGGCGCTCGACTCCAATTTGTGACCCCCGCTCACAAAACAACGTGACGGTTTCAGGAGACAAAACAACAGAATGCAAATCGTGGCCATTTTTCATCACACCGCGGCGCCATTTCTTCAACGTTAAACGTCCCGTCAAAGTCTGTACACGTCAGACAGTGCCAATCCCCAATTCCCCTTCTCATTTAAGAGCGAAGTCCCAAATCGAAATCAACGTCTTCTTCCATCTCGAGGCACCACCGCGGTTGAACGGCCCTTTTATTATTGATAGGATAAATTCGCTGGCGGTtcaccccgccccgccccgggcCACAGGTGGTAGGCCCTGTTCTGCAAGAGTCGTCCCCGCCCAGTGGGGAGCGAGGAACGCGGAGGAGCAGGTGAGGTGGTAAGACGCACAAACGCGGTTCCTGTACCTGCATCGACTCACCCATGTCCTGACTTCAATTTTCCATGTCACTCGACAAAGATGACGAGCCCCCGGGGGACGCGCGCGAGTGCCCGGTGTGCtacgagagcccgcgcgggacGGAGAGAACGCTGAGCTGCGGGCACGCCTTCTGCCACGACTGCCTGGTCAAGTTGCTGCTCAGCGTCCAGGTCGAAGGTCAAACGCGGCACACCCTGGCCTGTCCCGTGTGCAGACACCTCACCTTCATCAAGAAGCGGCAGAGCGAGCCGCCGGCCTGGGCGGAGGGCCGGGGGGAGCCCGAGGAGGACCCCGAAAGAGGAGGGCAGACTTTGGAGGTGCCCGCGGGCACGCCGCTCACCCGGCTGGACGAggacggcgccgccgccgcccccgcttcCTTCTCCGGGCGGCTCCGGCGCTTCTTCTGCGGGGACGGCGAGGGCCTCCTTTGGCCGAGTCCGTGCAGCAGCTCGGAGGTCTTTGTCATCGGCGCTCGGGGGAGACCCATGACGGAGGACGACGCCTTCGGCGCGGCGCCGACGGCGGTGCGGCCGCCGAGAAGGCGCCGGCGCCGGCCGTGCAGCACGGCTCGCTGCCTCGCCGTGCTGCTCTCGGCCTTTACCACCATGGCACTGGTGGCCGCCGTTCTGCCATGGATCCTATTGGCCTAGTTGGGAGTTGGTGGACCACGACGTGCCGTATGTGAACAGCTGCAGACAAACCGCTACTTCGGCGGGAGTGCACAAACTTGTGtcctgcaacaacaacaacaaaaagaggcaGGTCAAAGCAGAGCTTCCAAAATGCTCATCGTACACGACGCAAATGGGAAAAGGGGAACACCGTGTTCCCAAAGAGACGACTTTTTACGTTTGATCATTTGGCACGGCGTGATATCGGGCACGATTTGAGATTTACGGACAGAGCTTTGTGCGCGGCAAACGCAAAGATTGAGTGGCCCGAACGGCTGACGTGACTCGGACATGGCTCACCAGGACGATGTTTTGTTTGATCGCACGCCGCCGAGATGGAAGCGCTCAACTTTTCCTGGTGTGTCGTCACCAGGCCGCCAGGCCAGTCTTGCAGGTCACCCAGGATTCCACGTATTCTTTTGTGCCTCATTTAAACCAgcgcgtccccccccccaacctttttttgtatcacggaccagttgagacaagtTGCTGCGCTGTTCGTGGACCGgcaaccgttttttttctccattgctTTGAAATGACCCGTTTTAAAGCACCACGGCTGACAACAAAGACGACGAGAGAGTCAGTCAACATTTTATTCACCTTCATTCCTTTCAAGCAGTGTTCTTTGACTGCACAacaaatgtgaaggaaaataaaataacaccgaGAAGGACtaagaaatggaccaatcaggAAGAAAGAATGCAAACCTAATAGGACTGAAGTTATGCTCCTAATACGTAAGGCGTTAGCACCGTGGCTACTTGCAAAGGGGATACGTTTCctgcttctttcatttattgactTCAACTTGCAAAGCAACGAGTTTGCAGCCTGTTACGTGAATGGAGGCGCAGGAGGCAGCATAGCGTTACAGTAATACTGTTTGTCTAATGTTCATACGTGCCAGCAAGTCGCCACTTGCAATGTCGCCATTTGATCGGCACAACGACCTCAAGATTAATGCCGTGACATGCATcactcaataaataaataaatacaatccaAAATATACAAGCGGCGTTGATGAAAAGGTCCTCTTTGCTGTTCAAACTCGGATGCTACGCTCCGGCCAAACGGAATGGGGCGAAGGTGACAAATATTCCTCATTGCTGACACCTGCAGGTGGTTCGCTGCAACTGCCTTTGGTGGGGAAAAACTGTAATTGCACTTCAGACATTatcactcccaaaaaaaaagaaagaaagaaaggcaaCCTTAAGTCTCACTTCCTATCCGCCTCGCAGTGAACAACGACGCAACagcacgggggcgggggggggggggggtgtcagtgtgcacattttttaaactttgcccTTTCAAAGATgagacaatttttttggggagcacattttcaaaacacaacTGATTGTAGCATAAGTAGGTCATCAATAAATAAGGGCGTCCCTTTTGTTGCACCTGGGACAAAAATAAAGCTCACTTGGTCTACGCGCGAGCGACAAATATGTGCACATATATCCAGCTAACGGAGCTCCGTTCCTCTCCAATATATCTGTGTCGTCATTTTGTTGTCGCGTCGTCATCGTATTTACATGCGGGGGACGGAGCCACAAGCACTTGAAGATAAAAGGCGGTGCGGAGTCGTCTCCCCCAAATAAATGGCCACATTTGGGGGTCCAGCGCCTTGTTGATACTCCCCCAATTTTCCGCTCACATTCTACTCATAATGCGCTGGTTCAAAAAGGGAGTCTGTGGTACCGATAATGTGTCCAAACTACGACGACAAACTACTTCCTCAAATGGGGGCCTCGGCTCAAATCGACGCCTCCCGAGAAAATGAATCGGCCACTACTTGAGGAAATCAACCTGATGCGCATCAAAGATGAGCCCCCACGGCAAATTCATCACATTCACGTCACGCTCAATGCAAGCAAAATCCTCAGCATACAACGAAATGGCGTCGAAGGCAAAGCAAAAAGAGGCATCGACAGAGCACGGCGAGAGCACTcttcaacaaagcaaaaaagaagGAGCGCGCTGGAATCCGCATTTCCCTCCCCAAGGCGTGGCTTTGTCCCgagtttttttcaaattgaaatgGATGAGGCCAAGCGGCGCGTTTTCCCCCTCGGGCCTTCGGCGGCGATCATAGAACGGTCGCCAGGCGCTCCTCCTCGGTGGCGGGCGGGGACCTCCTGCAGGGGGCGCCGCTGAACTCGTCGATGAGGCTGTCCAGATTGACGTTGATGGAGGGGATCTCGTAGCTGAAGATGTCTAATGAACGAGAGGATGGCCATGAAGTGTAGAAAATGGGACACGGCGGAAATATTATTTGGGGCAGAAGATTGGAACTCCAAGCGGGCAACGTAAGCGTCGGCCTCGCTCCGAGTGTCACGCTCCGGACCGCGAGCCTACACTCAGCCGCCGCCGTCTCCGTTGGACTCGGTTGCGGCGCCACCCGTGTCCGATGTTTACCTGTTGACGTGCTCTCCCCCGGCGACAGTCCATCCGCGAGGCCCTGctccggcggcgggggcgggggcggaggcgggggcggcggggccTGGCCGGCGAACCCGACGGGGATGCTGGGCGGCTGCGGCGGGGGCAGGCTGGGTCTCTGCCTGGGCTTGGGGGCGGGCCGCGCTTTGCCGAGCGTCCCCGTCAGCGAGGGCGGGGACGAAAGGGAGCGGGGCGCCGCCGGAGGGGTCCGAGCCGGGGACGAAGGGGGCAGCGACTGGCCCGGGCTGCCGCAGAGCAATCCGTAAGGGGAGGGGGTGCCGGGCGGGGTGGGCGACAGGCTGACCGGCGACGGCTGACCCGCGGAGCCCGACTGGCAGTACGGCACCTTGGGAGGCACGGGGGCCAACTTTTTGCAACCTGCCAGCACAAATCACACGCCGTCAATTCCCGAGACAAAGAGCCGAAGAGGACCTTTGCGCTCCGCGGGGCGGGGGCACTGACCGCTGCTCGGCGGACTGTGGTTAGGGGGCGCCGTCGGACCGGCCGCTTGGACGCCCTTGTAGCCGACGACGGGGGACAGCTCGTTCCCCTTCGGCGAGCTAGCAAAAGCACAAAGGCGCAGAGTTCACCGATTTCTTTTCTGGCCAAGGCTTTGCAAAACAATGAACGGAGCCATCCGACAAAGGACCCGACATTCGCTTCTTCCAGAACACGGGCAAAGGCGGGCAGAAGGGGGcgtagccgggggacaccctgaaccgctcgcCAGCCCGTCGCGGGGCACGccgagaccaacaaccatccgtgctcacactcacacccgagGACAATTTCCGGTGCTCcagtcatgattttggaatgcgggaagcAACCCGCATGCAACACACAACCCCCCCTTAGCCGGCGCGCTAAGCGGTCGAGCGCCGGGCCGCACGCAGCTCAGCGCAACGCTTTTAAAATCACTTTTGTGGCTTTTCTGCTCAAAATATCTGTCGAGGAAATTCTCGTTTTATGGCTCGAGCGGCCCAAGCTCgaaaccgaccccccccccctcccacagaaAGGGGGCGAGGAAAACGGCAGAAAGAAAAGCCAGCAGGCGGGCGAGGCGAGAGGGCGGCGCTCGCCCTCGGGGGTGCGTCATATTTACCTAGTCAGCCGGGGGAGTCCTCTCTCTCTGGCGCAGGGACAGGTGGCCcacgggaggggcgggggcgcgCAGGAAGGGAGGCTAGGGGGGTTGCCCGGCGACGGCTCGTGGCGGGCGAGCACCGGGGGGGCTTTGACGTAGAGCGCCGATGCGTTAGTGTCGGGCGGGGGGACCCGCGAACCGTCGCCGGGCGGGCTGTGCTTGGGGAAGTGCAGGCAGCTGGGCTTGGGGTTGGAATTGATGTCGAgcgacgaggacgacgaggaagaggaggaggacggcggcggcggcggggggggcggCGCTGGCGGGGTGAAGCCCGACCAGCGCTGCGGCGGGGGCGAGGCCGGGGGCTGCGACTCGGGGCCGGGGGCCACCGGACGAGCGCAGGGAGGGGGCTTGGGGTAGAAGTGGTGCTGGTGGTGGGAGGCGGCGGGGTAGGGGGGCGGCGGGTGGGCGTGGGAGGCCTCCGGCCGATTGGGCGACGCGTCTGAGCTGCGGATATTAAGACAATAGACAGCACAAAACAACTCAACGGGGAGAAGAACTGGCGCCAGAGGAGGACAAGCTGTGCGGATGATCggggagagcggggggggggggggggggggggggtgggtgtgaTTGCTTAGCTGCTCCAAaagctaaaaaagaaaaaaaaagagaaaaagaaggctTGCTGGTGGGCAATGCGGCTGGTGCAACACAGTCAGCGGATGAGGGCTGGCGCCAAAAAAATCATCTCAtcaagattctttttttttccagatgccaTCCTCTTCCCTTATATTCTTTTACagacgcaaccccccccccaaaaaaacaagcatatttatgaattatggCGCAACAAATGGCAACCTTTgctatttgaaaattgcattcaacTCCATTGCAATGTCCACTCTGATTACTTGCACACCCTGATTGcaaatgcgcacgcacacacacacacaagcgcaaagGAAGTGCAACAGAAAGAGGCTGGCAAAGCCGTCAAGCGTGAGTCGGCGCCCCCTTGTGTCCGCACGCCGCTCTAAGCTGCGAGAAGGGCGACACTTTGGCAAAAGCCGCTGGTGCCCCCGAAGCCACGTGACCCGCTCCACGGACACCAGCTGAAAGAGTCGCGGGCGCCATCATGAGGGGAGGGTGACCGATCACGCGATACCGTATTTCCGGACAAAAGGGGCGGAGTCGCCGTGAAAGCAAAGCCATCTCAGGCGTCTTACCCGATCCTTTCCGCAGGGGGCGGTGTGGCGGCCGGCGAGGGGGCAAAGTCTCCGGCCGGCTCGGTGGTGGCGAGCGAGTCGGCGCCCGCAGGGGTGGAGCAGGTCttgcgggccggcgcggacgaTCCCTTGCGCGACACCCACGAAGTATCCATGACTCGCACGCCCATGCTGGAGGCGCACACACGTGCCAAAGAAGCATGAGCTGCGGTGTCGAGCCACAAAGTGGAAATGAGCATGTGGGAAAGAGGCCGGGGTGGGGGGAGGCCATCATACACTACCTTTGGATTTTCCTAATGCTGCATTCGTAAGGGGGGGtcacgggggggagggggaaagaAGGGCACATGATGTCAGAAACTCGCTTCAACGTACACGCTGCTCTACGGCATGCTCGGGACACGCAAATGAAAGGGCCCTCGCGACTGTCACGGCAGCTTCTGATGAGAGTGcagtgacggggggggggggggggtgtcaatggGAGAAATTTTTGAGGAGCGAACGGGGCCGGGTCGCCATGGAGACAGTGTCATTCATTCCTGGATAGCAACCGGATGGGGAGGGGGAGTGGCTACCGCAGGAAATGGGGTGACGGAAAGCAAGACGGTGTCAAGAGCACacctgtggggaggggggggggggaaccaagCGCGCGGGGGCGTCATCCTTACCCGTCCTTCTTGTAGAATTCCAGCATCATGTTGTCGGTGGCAACGCTGAGGGGGCGTCGGCTCTGGTCGTGGTGCGGCTGCTTGCGTTCCGACCGCTCCATGTCGGGGGACGGCATCGAGCTGTAGTTGCAGTTGTGGTTGGCGTGGACGGGGCTGCCGTAACTGCCGCTGACGTTGAAGTCCATCTCTGATTTCatagggatggggggggggggggggttgctgtcaTTATTCTTCCAAATGTGATGGCCGCCTGGAGAATGGCGCCACTCACCTCCAGGGAAGAACCAATCGGCGTGCTGGATGATGGGCTCGATGATGCCGACGATCTGCAGCGACAGCGTGGTCATCATCTCCGTCACGTCCCTGCAAAGACGGGGCGGGGCCACACGCTCGCAACGCCCGCCGTCGATGAGAAGGCGCCCGTGGCTGTGGATACGTACGGCTCGGCGTGCGTCCACAGCAAGTTGGGGCCCAGGACGATGGCCATGTTGCCCGGCGTCATCTTGTTGGCGTCCTGGTACTCGCTCAGTTTGGACAAGAATTTCACCACATATCTGTCatggtctcacacacacgcgcatctTCAACCTTTTGTTTGCCGCTCACAGTTCGGCAAAGCAAATGCCCGCAAATaaacccccccaaacaaaaaggaAGTGACTGACCTAAAGTTGTTGAAGTTATCCGTGGGCAGTTTCTCACACGCTGCCATCAACGCTCGGAGCCTCTTGTCCATATCTTGAATGCTGAGGAAAAAACGGAAGGATCACCGGCGGTGTCAAATTCGGGAAAACGAGGGCGACAGATTCCGGCAAGCCAATTGATTAGGTACACCCGCCCCATCAGCCGCTATTCCTTTGGCTCCTTCACCTTTGGGGTGTCCGAAGGCATCGTAGGGCAAGCGAGGGCGGCTCGAAACAGGCGTACCTAACAAAGCGGCCGACGAGAGACTCACTTGGAGGCCTGGATCCACTCGTCGTAAAGCTCGGCGCTCATCAGCGGCTCGGGGAGTTCGCGCAGGTACGATTTGAGAGCGCCTGCGGGCGGGAgacgcgcttcgttgaattctTTTTCAAGGCACGTGCAATCGTTGGACGGTTCAAAACGGGAGGCCGCCGAAATGAACGCAAACGGAATCAAAAGCCTTCCGCGGCGTTTCCGATTGAACGAAGGGAACTGCTCCAAAATGTAAAGCACATAAGA
This region of Hippocampus zosterae strain Florida chromosome 17, ASM2543408v3, whole genome shotgun sequence genomic DNA includes:
- the LOC127590472 gene encoding RING finger protein 222; translated protein: MSLDKDDEPPGDARECPVCYESPRGTERTLSCGHAFCHDCLVKLLLSVQVEGQTRHTLACPVCRHLTFIKKRQSEPPAWAEGRGEPEEDPERGGQTLEVPAGTPLTRLDEDGAAAAPASFSGRLRRFFCGDGEGLLWPSPCSSSEVFVIGARGRPMTEDDAFGAAPTAVRPPRRRRRRPCSTARCLAVLLSAFTTMALVAAVLPWILLA
- the LOC127590467 gene encoding rho GTPase-activating protein 44-like isoform X4 — protein: MKKQFNRMRQLANQTVGRAEKTEVFSEDLLQVEKRLDLVKQVTHGTHKRLTACLQGQQGLDVEKKSVKSPPKKLPLSILAQSLLEGAALLGDDSLLGMMLKTCGETEEKLARELVDFELRIERDVVEPLYALAEVDIPNIQKQRKHLAKLVLDMDSSRARFQQSSKSSGHPGALQPGAKSESLREEMEEAATRMEICRDQLSADMYGFVAKEMDYANYFQTLIETQAEHHRKSLEILNAILPQMKAHQEAWAEKPSFGKSLREHLNVSGREIAFPIEACVTVLLECGMREEGLFRVAPSASKLKKLKASLDCGVLDVQEYSSDPHAIAGALKSYLRELPEPLMSAELYDEWIQASNIQDMDKRLRALMAACEKLPTDNFNNFRYVVKFLSKLSEYQDANKMTPGNMAIVLGPNLLWTHAEPDVTEMMTTLSLQIVGIIEPIIQHADWFFPGEMDFNVSGSYGSPVHANHNCNYSSMPSPDMERSERKQPHHDQSRRPLSVATDNMMLEFYKKDGIRKIQSMGVRVMDTSWVSRKGSSAPARKTCSTPAGADSLATTEPAGDFAPSPAATPPPAERIGSPKGNELSPVVGYKGVQAAGPTAPPNHSPPSSGQCPRPAERKGCKKLAPVPPKVPYCQSGSAGQPSPVSLSPTPPGTPSPYGLLCGSPGQSLPPSSPARTPPAAPRSLSSPPSLTGTLGKARPAPKPRQRPSLPPPQPPSIPVGFAGQAPPPPPPPPPPPPEQGLADGLSPGESTSTDIFSYEIPSINVNLDSLIDEFSGAPCRRSPPATEEERLATVL
- the LOC127590467 gene encoding rho GTPase-activating protein 44-like isoform X3, translated to MKKQFNRMRQLANQTVGRAEKTEVFSEDLLQVEKRLDLVKQVTHGTHKRLTACLQGQQGLDVEKKSVKSPPKKLPLSILAQSLLEGAALLGDDSLLGMMLKTCGETEEKLARELVDFELRIERDVVEPLYALAEVDIPNIQKQRKHLAKLVLDMDSSRARFQQSSKSSGHPGALQPGAKSESLREEMEEAATRMEICRDQLSADMYGFVAKEMDYANYFQTLIETQAEHHRKSLEILNAILPQMKAHQEAWAEKPSFGKSLREHLNVSGREIAFPIEACVTVLLECGMREEGLFRVAPSASKLKKLKASLDCGVLDVQEYSSDPHAIAGALKSYLRELPEPLMSAELYDEWIQASNIQDMDKRLRALMAACEKLPTDNFNNFRYVVKFLSKLSEYQDANKMTPGNMAIVLGPNLLWTHAEPDVTEMMTTLSLQIVGIIEPIIQHADWFFPGEMDFNVSGSYGSPVHANHNCNYSSMPSPDMERSERKQPHHDQSRRPLSVATDNMMLEFYKKDGIRKIQSMGVRVMDTSWVSRKGSSAPARKTCSTPAGADSLATTEPAGDFAPSPAATPPPAERIGSDASPNRPEASHAHPPPPYPAASHHQHHFYPKPPPCARPVAPGPESQPPASPPPQRWSGFTPPAPPPPPPPPSSSSSSSSSSLDINSNPKPSCLHFPKHSPPGDGSRVPPPDTNASALYVKAPPVLARHEPSPGNPPSLPSCAPPPLPWATCPCARERGLPRLTSSPKGNELSPVVGYKGVQAAGPTAPPNHSPPSSGCKKLAPVPPKVPYCQSGSAGQPSPVSLSPTPPGTPSPYGLLCGSPGQSLPPSSPARTPPAAPRSLSSPPSLTGTLGKARPAPKPRQRPSLPPPQPPSIPVGFAGQAPPPPPPPPPPPPEQGLADGLSPGESTSTDIFSYEIPSINVNLDSLIDEFSGAPCRRSPPATEEERLATVL
- the LOC127590467 gene encoding rho GTPase-activating protein 44-like isoform X5, with protein sequence MKKQFNRMRQLANQTVGRAEKTEVFSEDLLQVEKRLDLVKQVTHGTHKRLTACLQGQQGLDVEKKSVKSPPKKLPLSILAQSLLEGAALLGDDSLLGMMLKTCGETEEKLARELVDFELRIERDVVEPLYALAEVDIPNIQKQRKHLAKLVLDMDSSRARFQQSSKSSGHPGALQPGAKSESLREEMEEAATRMEICRDQLSADMYGFVAKEMDYANYFQTLIETQAEHHRKSLEILNAILPQMKAHQEAWAEKPSFGKSLREHLNVSGREIAFPIEACVTVLLECGMREEGLFRVAPSASKLKKLKASLDCGVLDVQEYSSDPHAIAGALKSYLRELPEPLMSAELYDEWIQASNIQDMDKRLRALMAACEKLPTDNFNNFRYVVKFLSKLSEYQDANKMTPGNMAIVLGPNLLWTHAEPDVTEMMTTLSLQIVGIIEPIIQHADWFFPGEMDFNVSGSYGSPVHANHNCNYSSMPSPDMERSERKQPHHDQSRRPLSVATDNMMLEFYKKDGIRKIQSMGVRVMDTSWVSRKGSSAPARKTCSTPAGADSLATTEPAGDFAPSPAATPPPAERIGSPKGNELSPVVGYKGVQAAGPTAPPNHSPPSSGCKKLAPVPPKVPYCQSGSAGQPSPVSLSPTPPGTPSPYGLLCGSPGQSLPPSSPARTPPAAPRSLSSPPSLTGTLGKARPAPKPRQRPSLPPPQPPSIPVGFAGQAPPPPPPPPPPPPEQGLADGLSPGESTSTDIFSYEIPSINVNLDSLIDEFSGAPCRRSPPATEEERLATVL
- the LOC127590467 gene encoding rho GTPase-activating protein 44-like isoform X2; amino-acid sequence: MKKQFNRMRQLANQTVGRAEKTEVFSEDLLQVEKRLDLVKQVTHGTHKRLTACLQGQQGLDVEKKSVKSPPKKLPLSILAQSLLEGAALLGDDSLLGMMLKTCGETEEKLARELVDFELRIERDVVEPLYALAEVDIPNIQKQRKHLAKLVLDMDSSRARFQQSSKSSGHPGALQPGAKSESLREEMEEAATRMEICRDQLSADMYGFVAKEMDYANYFQTLIETQAEHHRKSLEILNAILPQMKAHQEAWAEKPSFGKSLREHLNVSGREIAFPIEACVTVLLECGMREEGLFRVAPSASKLKKLKASLDCGVLDVQEYSSDPHAIAGALKSYLRELPEPLMSAELYDEWIQASNIQDMDKRLRALMAACEKLPTDNFNNFRYVVKFLSKLSEYQDANKMTPGNMAIVLGPNLLWTHAEPDVTEMMTTLSLQIVGIIEPIIQHADWFFPGEMDFNVSGSYGSPVHANHNCNYSSMPSPDMERSERKQPHHDQSRRPLSVATDNMMLEFYKKDGMGVRVMDTSWVSRKGSSAPARKTCSTPAGADSLATTEPAGDFAPSPAATPPPAERIGSDASPNRPEASHAHPPPPYPAASHHQHHFYPKPPPCARPVAPGPESQPPASPPPQRWSGFTPPAPPPPPPPPSSSSSSSSSSLDINSNPKPSCLHFPKHSPPGDGSRVPPPDTNASALYVKAPPVLARHEPSPGNPPSLPSCAPPPLPWATCPCARERGLPRLTSSPKGNELSPVVGYKGVQAAGPTAPPNHSPPSSGQCPRPAERKGCKKLAPVPPKVPYCQSGSAGQPSPVSLSPTPPGTPSPYGLLCGSPGQSLPPSSPARTPPAAPRSLSSPPSLTGTLGKARPAPKPRQRPSLPPPQPPSIPVGFAGQAPPPPPPPPPPPPEQGLADGLSPGESTSTDIFSYEIPSINVNLDSLIDEFSGAPCRRSPPATEEERLATVL
- the LOC127590467 gene encoding rho GTPase-activating protein 44-like isoform X1, whose amino-acid sequence is MKKQFNRMRQLANQTVGRAEKTEVFSEDLLQVEKRLDLVKQVTHGTHKRLTACLQGQQGLDVEKKSVKSPPKKLPLSILAQSLLEGAALLGDDSLLGMMLKTCGETEEKLARELVDFELRIERDVVEPLYALAEVDIPNIQKQRKHLAKLVLDMDSSRARFQQSSKSSGHPGALQPGAKSESLREEMEEAATRMEICRDQLSADMYGFVAKEMDYANYFQTLIETQAEHHRKSLEILNAILPQMKAHQEAWAEKPSFGKSLREHLNVSGREIAFPIEACVTVLLECGMREEGLFRVAPSASKLKKLKASLDCGVLDVQEYSSDPHAIAGALKSYLRELPEPLMSAELYDEWIQASNIQDMDKRLRALMAACEKLPTDNFNNFRYVVKFLSKLSEYQDANKMTPGNMAIVLGPNLLWTHAEPDVTEMMTTLSLQIVGIIEPIIQHADWFFPGEMDFNVSGSYGSPVHANHNCNYSSMPSPDMERSERKQPHHDQSRRPLSVATDNMMLEFYKKDGIRKIQSMGVRVMDTSWVSRKGSSAPARKTCSTPAGADSLATTEPAGDFAPSPAATPPPAERIGSDASPNRPEASHAHPPPPYPAASHHQHHFYPKPPPCARPVAPGPESQPPASPPPQRWSGFTPPAPPPPPPPPSSSSSSSSSSLDINSNPKPSCLHFPKHSPPGDGSRVPPPDTNASALYVKAPPVLARHEPSPGNPPSLPSCAPPPLPWATCPCARERGLPRLTSSPKGNELSPVVGYKGVQAAGPTAPPNHSPPSSGQCPRPAERKGCKKLAPVPPKVPYCQSGSAGQPSPVSLSPTPPGTPSPYGLLCGSPGQSLPPSSPARTPPAAPRSLSSPPSLTGTLGKARPAPKPRQRPSLPPPQPPSIPVGFAGQAPPPPPPPPPPPPEQGLADGLSPGESTSTDIFSYEIPSINVNLDSLIDEFSGAPCRRSPPATEEERLATVL